The Chloroflexota bacterium genome window below encodes:
- the ccmI gene encoding c-type cytochrome biogenesis protein CcmI, whose amino-acid sequence MPDLLQWVLFAAIGLAVAAAIAWPLLRPGSGTVTFDAQAEAEARALRHSVALDALLDVEADRRAGSLDDASYERERAEAESRAAETLAPAAVEASPGAAPPRQGRGMIAALAAVVALALLVGFALPGSFGLAERTVVNQPLADAMEREADRQAEIQRLLALFEANPRDARVVSDLADAYLAGDSPDDLQRAAVALQILLALEPENHSAYRRLINAYLATAHYDDAQATTDTYATVAGPDEPDIPFYRGVIAFRRGDTPTAVREFDRFLALAPNDGRAPMVNSLRAEAAGELPGASGAPGG is encoded by the coding sequence ATGCCTGACCTCCTTCAGTGGGTCCTGTTCGCGGCAATCGGACTGGCGGTGGCGGCTGCCATCGCGTGGCCGCTGCTTCGTCCAGGCTCCGGGACGGTCACCTTCGACGCGCAGGCCGAGGCCGAGGCAAGGGCGCTGCGCCACAGCGTCGCGCTAGACGCCCTGCTCGACGTTGAGGCGGATCGTCGAGCCGGCTCGCTCGACGACGCTTCGTACGAGCGTGAGCGCGCCGAGGCCGAGTCGCGAGCGGCGGAGACCCTTGCGCCGGCCGCGGTCGAGGCCTCGCCAGGAGCGGCGCCGCCTCGGCAGGGGCGGGGCATGATCGCTGCGCTCGCGGCTGTGGTTGCGCTGGCCCTGCTGGTCGGCTTCGCGCTTCCTGGATCCTTCGGCCTGGCCGAACGCACCGTCGTGAACCAGCCGCTCGCCGATGCGATGGAGCGGGAGGCTGATCGCCAGGCCGAGATCCAGCGCCTGCTGGCCCTGTTCGAGGCGAACCCGCGCGATGCGCGGGTCGTTTCCGACCTCGCGGATGCCTACCTGGCGGGCGACTCGCCGGACGACCTGCAGCGAGCGGCGGTCGCGCTGCAGATCCTGCTCGCGCTGGAACCGGAGAATCACTCGGCCTATCGACGTCTCATCAACGCCTACCTGGCGACGGCGCACTACGACGATGCCCAGGCGACGACCGATACGTACGCCACTGTCGCCGGTCCCGATGAGCCGGATATCCCCTTCTACCGCGGGGTGATCGCGTTCCGGCGCGGAGACACGCCGACGGCGGTGCGCGAGTTCGATCGGTTTCTTGCTCTGGCGCCGAACGACGGTCGGGCACCGATGGTCAACAGCCTTCGGGCAGAGGCGGCTGGGGAGCTGCCAGGAGCTAGCGGAGCGCCGGGAGGCTAG
- a CDS encoding redoxin family protein, producing the protein MRLPWLRLLFVPLVVLPLAWLLFTGLGRDPRLIPSPLVGKPMPAFAGSTLEGDHFSSADLAGKPAVVNFWASSCIPACVDEHPVLLDLAARYRGELQMVGVLVNDTPDDARGFLARYGEVSWPNVLNSDGRITIAYGVTGPPETFFVDAHGIVVARHWGPLTTEVVATQLAALGLTP; encoded by the coding sequence ATGCGCCTCCCCTGGCTTCGCTTGCTGTTCGTGCCACTGGTGGTGCTGCCCCTCGCATGGCTCCTCTTCACGGGGCTCGGGCGCGACCCGCGGCTGATCCCCTCGCCGCTGGTCGGCAAGCCCATGCCAGCCTTCGCGGGGAGCACCCTCGAAGGCGACCACTTCTCCTCCGCCGATCTGGCGGGCAAGCCGGCGGTCGTCAACTTCTGGGCCAGCTCCTGCATCCCCGCGTGCGTCGACGAGCACCCGGTCCTGCTGGACCTTGCGGCGCGCTACCGCGGAGAGCTGCAGATGGTCGGGGTGCTCGTCAACGACACGCCCGATGACGCCCGCGGCTTCCTGGCTCGCTACGGAGAGGTCAGCTGGCCGAATGTGCTGAATTCCGACGGCCGCATCACCATCGCCTATGGCGTAACGGGTCCGCCGGAGACCTTCTTCGTCGACGCGCACGGGATCGTGGTCGCCCGCCACTGGGGACCGCTGACGACCGAGGTAGTCGCCACCCAACTCGCCGCGCTCGGGCTCACACCATGA
- a CDS encoding ATP-binding protein translates to MSTDPLAAAAFAALLERTAGDILLIVDDQLRITRVGAGAAALAERAVRELVGMSLIAAFGSAPLDALARRAASERSPSLGEADLGPRGGRAFAVDAVPLADGNLVLALHEITALRRAERVRRDFVTNISHELRTPLASVKLLAETLSAGAVKDAATAGKFAVQIEREVDHLAQLVSELLDLSMIESGESTLRLEPVDPSAVIADVAERIGPVAARRGIAVRLRGETEGAEVKVNADVGRLGQALLNLAHNAVKYNRPGGELRLGWERSEGGVRFTVADDGIGISEAHQQRIFERFYKVDRSRAQESDDATGGGSAGLGLAIVRHIAEAHGGSAGVRSVEGDGSTFWVELPRAEPA, encoded by the coding sequence CTCCTGGAGCGCACGGCAGGCGACATTCTGCTGATCGTCGATGACCAGCTGCGCATCACCCGGGTCGGGGCGGGTGCCGCGGCGCTTGCCGAGCGCGCGGTGAGGGAGCTGGTCGGGATGAGCCTGATCGCCGCGTTCGGGTCAGCGCCGCTTGATGCGCTGGCGCGGCGTGCCGCAAGCGAGCGCTCCCCTTCGCTCGGCGAGGCAGACCTCGGGCCGCGCGGCGGGCGTGCATTCGCCGTCGACGCCGTCCCGCTCGCCGACGGAAACCTCGTCCTGGCGCTGCACGAGATCACGGCGCTCCGCCGTGCGGAACGCGTACGGCGCGACTTCGTCACCAACATCAGCCACGAGCTGCGCACGCCGCTGGCCTCCGTCAAGCTGCTGGCCGAGACGCTCTCTGCCGGCGCGGTCAAGGACGCGGCCACCGCCGGCAAGTTCGCCGTTCAGATCGAGCGGGAGGTGGATCACCTGGCGCAGCTCGTGTCGGAGCTGCTGGACCTGTCCATGATCGAGTCGGGGGAGAGCACCCTGCGGCTGGAGCCGGTCGACCCGAGCGCCGTGATCGCTGACGTGGCCGAGCGAATCGGGCCGGTGGCCGCTCGTCGTGGCATCGCCGTTCGTCTGCGAGGCGAGACAGAGGGCGCGGAAGTCAAGGTCAACGCCGATGTGGGCCGCCTCGGCCAGGCGCTCCTGAACCTGGCACATAACGCGGTCAAGTACAACCGCCCGGGGGGCGAGCTGCGGCTGGGCTGGGAGCGGTCGGAGGGCGGCGTGCGGTTCACGGTCGCCGACGACGGGATCGGGATCTCCGAGGCCCACCAGCAGCGGATCTTCGAGCGCTTCTACAAGGTCGACCGCTCCCGGGCCCAGGAGTCCGATGACGCGACAGGCGGCGGCAGTGCCGGACTGGGGCTGGCCATCGTGCGGCACATCGCCGAGGCGCACGGCGGCTCGGCCGGCGTGCGGAGCGTCGAGGGCGATGGCTCGACCTTCTGGGTCGAGCTGCCCCGGGCCGAACCTGCCTGA
- a CDS encoding heme lyase CcmF/NrfE family subunit, translating into MIPTLGHLVVIIGLAATLYAAGVFILGGRSGDAAALASARRAMYAAFGLVAFACVAMVLSLLTHDFSVLYVARNNATTTPPFYSVISLWAALEGSILFWTLLASGWASLVLYRYRARLPALMPWVGATLALGTAFFFAVMAWAGDPFVRVTPIGLEGNGPNALLQNHPFMGLHPPLLYLGYTGMAIPFAFGMAALITRRTDEEWLAVVRRWTLVPWIFLTAGIVAGAWWSYAVLGWGGYWAWDPVENAALLPWLTATAFIHSSMVAERRGTLRTWTHALVIATFVLTLVGTFLTRSGIVNSVHAFTTSGIGAWFASAILVTLSVAVGLLIWRLPDLRDRRPAGGVVSRESAFLFNNVLFLGITFAVLFGTLYPVLVEATTGAKASVGAPWFNRVNAPIFVALLFLAGVGPALPWGGASWATVRERFAVPILSGVGVVVAAWAMGVRDPAPLGMLGLATFVLVVMGDEVVRGARSRARSRGEPTPLAVLRLATRNRRRYGGYLAHVGICVMAVAIAVSATLSSDRTATLGLGESLSIGSYTLTYDKFVTEPLASDPRVIETRAELTVSGPQAGPIATSLRDYPNSSTAIATPVVRTALDEDLYVTLLGYNPTTRAATFRVFVNPLVMWIWTGGAIVALGALFAIWPDRRRVAVEAALAAGT; encoded by the coding sequence GTGATCCCGACCCTCGGCCACCTCGTCGTCATCATCGGGCTGGCGGCGACCCTGTATGCCGCCGGAGTCTTCATCCTGGGCGGCCGCAGCGGCGATGCAGCGGCGCTGGCCAGCGCACGTCGCGCCATGTACGCCGCATTCGGACTGGTCGCGTTCGCTTGCGTGGCCATGGTTCTCTCGCTGCTGACCCACGACTTCAGCGTCCTGTACGTGGCGCGCAACAACGCGACCACCACGCCGCCCTTCTACTCAGTCATCTCGCTCTGGGCGGCGCTCGAGGGATCGATCCTGTTCTGGACCCTGCTGGCCAGCGGCTGGGCGAGCCTGGTCCTGTATCGGTATCGCGCCCGCCTGCCGGCCCTGATGCCGTGGGTCGGGGCGACACTGGCGCTTGGCACGGCCTTCTTCTTCGCGGTGATGGCCTGGGCGGGGGACCCATTCGTGCGGGTGACACCCATCGGCCTCGAGGGAAACGGACCGAACGCACTCCTCCAGAACCACCCGTTCATGGGGCTCCACCCGCCGCTCCTGTACCTGGGCTACACCGGAATGGCGATCCCGTTCGCCTTCGGCATGGCGGCCCTCATCACGCGCCGCACCGATGAGGAATGGCTGGCGGTCGTGCGCCGATGGACCCTGGTGCCATGGATCTTCCTCACCGCCGGGATCGTGGCCGGTGCCTGGTGGAGCTACGCCGTCCTGGGCTGGGGCGGCTACTGGGCCTGGGACCCCGTCGAGAACGCCGCCCTGCTGCCGTGGCTGACGGCGACGGCCTTCATCCATTCCAGCATGGTCGCCGAGCGGCGCGGCACGCTCCGTACCTGGACCCACGCACTCGTGATCGCGACCTTCGTGCTGACCCTGGTCGGAACCTTCCTGACGCGTTCCGGGATCGTGAACAGCGTGCACGCCTTCACCACCTCGGGGATCGGGGCGTGGTTCGCCTCCGCGATCCTGGTCACGCTGAGCGTCGCGGTGGGTCTCCTCATCTGGCGCCTCCCCGACCTGCGGGACCGGCGTCCTGCCGGAGGAGTGGTGAGCCGTGAGTCGGCCTTCCTGTTCAACAACGTGCTCTTCCTGGGGATCACCTTCGCCGTCCTGTTCGGCACGCTGTATCCGGTCCTGGTCGAGGCGACCACCGGGGCGAAGGCGAGTGTGGGAGCGCCGTGGTTCAACCGGGTCAACGCGCCGATCTTCGTGGCGCTCCTCTTCCTGGCCGGGGTCGGGCCGGCACTGCCGTGGGGCGGGGCGTCCTGGGCGACCGTGCGGGAGCGCTTCGCCGTCCCGATCCTGTCGGGCGTCGGGGTGGTGGTCGCTGCCTGGGCCATGGGGGTGCGTGACCCGGCGCCGCTCGGGATGCTGGGGCTGGCGACCTTCGTGCTGGTGGTGATGGGCGACGAGGTCGTTCGCGGCGCCCGTTCGCGCGCCCGATCCCGAGGCGAGCCGACGCCCCTTGCCGTGCTCCGCCTGGCGACGCGCAATCGGCGCCGATATGGGGGGTACCTGGCTCACGTCGGGATCTGCGTCATGGCGGTGGCGATCGCGGTCTCGGCCACGCTCAGTTCTGACCGGACCGCCACCCTGGGGCTGGGGGAGAGCCTCTCGATCGGCTCCTACACCCTCACCTACGACAAATTCGTCACCGAGCCGCTCGCCTCGGATCCGCGGGTGATCGAGACGCGCGCCGAGCTGACGGTGTCTGGCCCGCAGGCCGGACCGATCGCCACCTCCCTGCGTGACTACCCGAACTCGTCGACCGCCATCGCCACGCCGGTCGTCCGCACCGCCCTCGACGAGGACCTGTACGTGACGCTCCTCGGCTACAACCCCACGACCCGGGCGGCCACCTTCAGGGTCTTCGTCAATCCGCTGGTGATGTGGATCTGGACCGGCGGCGCGATTGTGGCGCTGGGGGCCCTCTTCGCCATCTGGCCCGACCGGCGACGGGTCGCCGTCGAGGCCGCGCTGGCGGCCGGAACCTGA
- a CDS encoding MarR family transcriptional regulator — translation MNTQNTIPGPRDPRLETWRSFLVAHAQIRRQLERELQAEQSLGLGEYEVLLILARAANRQLRMSELADHLVLSRSGVTRLVDRLEADALVERTSCATDRRGSWATLTAAGHARLRRAAPTHLRGVGEHFLDRIPPAELDALQRTLDRVLDEA, via the coding sequence ATGAACACACAGAACACGATCCCCGGGCCACGCGACCCGCGCCTGGAGACCTGGCGCTCCTTCCTGGTCGCGCATGCCCAGATCCGACGCCAGCTGGAGCGAGAGCTGCAGGCCGAGCAGTCGCTTGGCCTTGGCGAGTACGAGGTGCTGCTCATCCTGGCGCGCGCCGCCAACCGGCAGCTGCGCATGAGCGAGCTGGCGGACCACCTGGTACTGTCGCGCAGCGGCGTGACACGCCTGGTCGATCGGCTCGAGGCGGATGCACTGGTCGAGCGCACCTCGTGCGCCACCGACCGACGTGGTTCGTGGGCGACCCTGACGGCTGCCGGCCACGCCCGCCTGCGACGGGCTGCGCCCACCCACCTGCGTGGCGTCGGCGAGCACTTCCTGGATCGCATCCCTCCCGCCGAGCTCGACGCCCTCCAGCGCACCCTCGACCGCGTCCTGGACGAGGCCTAG
- a CDS encoding cytochrome c-type biogenesis protein CcmH, producing MLPVAVAALLALGGLVVLELVRPDAPPTQAEQARQIAAELRCPDCQALSVAESQTAAAAAIRRQIAEQLAAGQTPEQIRGYFVARFGDWILLAPPSPFAWWIPAGAVVVGIGVFAWWLRRDRAAVAPVMPAPSPGLREQIRDEVEQLDA from the coding sequence GTGCTCCCGGTGGCCGTCGCCGCGCTCCTGGCTTTGGGCGGGCTGGTCGTGCTGGAGCTGGTGCGCCCAGACGCGCCGCCCACCCAGGCCGAGCAGGCGCGGCAGATTGCGGCGGAGCTGCGTTGCCCTGATTGCCAGGCGCTGTCGGTGGCCGAGTCGCAGACGGCAGCGGCGGCCGCCATCAGGCGCCAGATCGCCGAACAGCTGGCGGCCGGTCAGACGCCGGAGCAGATTCGCGGGTATTTCGTGGCCCGCTTTGGCGACTGGATTCTGCTGGCGCCTCCGTCGCCCTTCGCGTGGTGGATCCCGGCTGGGGCGGTCGTCGTAGGCATCGGCGTCTTCGCCTGGTGGTTGCGACGCGACCGAGCAGCGGTCGCGCCGGTCATGCCGGCCCCGAGTCCAGGGCTGCGTGAACAGATCCGCGACGAGGTCGAGCAGCTCGATGCCTGA